The genomic segment GCCCTGCGCCGCGCGGTAATGCAGCAGTTTGACCAATACGTCAAGATCAACAAGAAGATTCCGCCGGAGATCCTGACCTCGATCGCCAGCATCGATGATCCCGGCCGCCTGGCCGACACCATTGCCGCCCATCTGCCGCTCAAGCTGGAAAACAAACAGTTGGTGCTGGACCTGGCCGACGTGAAAGCCCGTCTGGAATACCTGTTCGAGCAGCTCGACCGCGAGGTCGACATCCTGAACGTGGACCGGAAAATCCGCGGGCGCGTGAAGCGCCAGATGGAAAAGAACCAGCGCGACTTCTACCTGAACGAGCAGGTCAAGGCCATACAAAAGGAACTCGGCGAGGGCGAAGAAGGCGCCGACATCGACGAGATCGAGAAAAAAATCAAACTCGCCAAGATGCCCGCCGAAGCGCGCAAGAAGGCCGATGGCGAGCTCAAAAAACTCAAGCTGATGTCGCCCATGTCTGCCGAGGCGACCGTGGTGCGCAACTACATCGACGTGCTCTCCAACCTGCCCTGGAGCAAGAAAACCAAGATCAAGTACGACCTGGTCAATGCCGAGGAGGTGCTCAACGCCGACCACTTCGGCCTGGACAAGGTCAAGGACCGCATCCTGGAATACCTGGCCGTGCAGCAGCGCGTGGACAAGGTCAAAGCGCCGATCCTGTGTCTGGTCGGCCCGCCCGGCGTGGGCAAGACCTCGCTGGGCCAGTCGATCGCCCGGGCCACCGGCCGCAAATATGTGCGCATGGCCCTGGGCGGCATGCGCGACGAGGCCGAGATTCGCGGCCACCGCCGCACCTACATCGGCGCGCTGCCGGGCAAGGTGCTGCAAAGCCTGTCCAAGGTCGGCACGCGCAACCCGCTGTTCCTGCTCGACGAGATCGACAAACTGGGCACCGACTTCCGGGGCGACCCCGCCAGTGCGCTGCTGGAGGTGCTGGATCCGGAACAGAACCACACCTTCGGCGACCACTATGTGGAGGTCGACTTCGACCTCTCGGACGTGATGTTCGTCGCCACCTCGAACTCGATGAGCATCCCGCCCGCGTTGCTCGACCGCATGGAAGTCATCCGCCTGTCGGGCTACACCGAGGACGAAAAGATCAGCATCGCGATGAAGTACCTGCTGCCCAAGCAGCTCAAGAACAATGGCGTCAAGGACGAGGAACTGCTGGTCACCGAGGCCGCCGTGCGCGACATGGTGCGCTACTACACCCGCGAG from the Verminephrobacter eiseniae EF01-2 genome contains:
- the lon gene encoding endopeptidase La, which codes for MPGYTPLPAIALNLPLLPLRDVVVFPHMVIPLFVGRPKSIKALEKAMEADRRIMLVAQKAAAKDEPSVSDMFDVGCVSTILQMLKLPDGTVKVLVEGQQRAQVAAIEDAQTHFTATVTPVEASKPGETETRMPSREIEALRRAVMQQFDQYVKINKKIPPEILTSIASIDDPGRLADTIAAHLPLKLENKQLVLDLADVKARLEYLFEQLDREVDILNVDRKIRGRVKRQMEKNQRDFYLNEQVKAIQKELGEGEEGADIDEIEKKIKLAKMPAEARKKADGELKKLKLMSPMSAEATVVRNYIDVLSNLPWSKKTKIKYDLVNAEEVLNADHFGLDKVKDRILEYLAVQQRVDKVKAPILCLVGPPGVGKTSLGQSIARATGRKYVRMALGGMRDEAEIRGHRRTYIGALPGKVLQSLSKVGTRNPLFLLDEIDKLGTDFRGDPASALLEVLDPEQNHTFGDHYVEVDFDLSDVMFVATSNSMSIPPALLDRMEVIRLSGYTEDEKISIAMKYLLPKQLKNNGVKDEELLVTEAAVRDMVRYYTREAGVRSLERELSKICRKLVKGLQLKKLEPQVVLTADNLPDYLGVHKYTYGRAELQNQVGQVVGLAWTEVGGDLLTIEVATMPGKGVITRTGSLGDVMKESVEAARTVVRSRSRMLGIKDETFEKRDIHIHVPDGATPKDGPSAGAAMTTAFVSALTGIPVRGDVAMTGEITLRGEVTAIGGLKEKLLAALRGGIKTVLIPQENVKDLQEIPDNVKNGLEIVPVRWIDKVLEVALERKPVPLTDEEVTVMVAAAAADKTVAAAVLTDGLKH